In the Syngnathus scovelli strain Florida chromosome 8, RoL_Ssco_1.2, whole genome shotgun sequence genome, one interval contains:
- the LOC125973639 gene encoding endothelin receptor type B-like isoform X1 produces MWAVALLLCLGNVLISSEADDQDSQPVAGAQLSGMDKYRANISARPLPMCARSAEIPDSFKYLLTAVAVVFFVLGLVGNSILLKIIHSNKCMKSGADVLIASLALGDLLHIVVDVPVNTYRLTAKDWPFGSVLCKLVPFMQKTSVGVIVLSLCSLSVDRYLAIVSRQRLKGTRMCVWTSLIWLVSITLAIPELVGFSVINADYKERHLRICLLHPVQTTAFMQSYKVVKHWWLFSFYFCMPLAWTVIFYVLTAWTVLKNKDKTKQGESKSLFYLVLVFAVCWCPLYLSKILMATVYDVNDPNRCRLLNVFLVLDYVGINLASLNSCINPVALYFGSERFKSCFKVCLCSRRPPLDKVPCDDRRNKLSDQTCKQRGCLPG; encoded by the exons ATGTGGGCCGTCGCTCTGCTTCTTTGTCTTGGAAATGTTCTCATTAGCAGCGAGGCCGACGATCAGGATTCCCAGCCAGTCGCCGGTGCACAACTCTCTGGGATGGACAAGTACAGAGCCAACATCTCTGCGAGGCCCCTGCCTATGTGCGCCCGCTCGGCCGAAATCCCGGATAGCTTCAAGTATCTCTTGACAGCGGTTGCTGTAGTGTTTTTTGTGCTGGGACTTGTGGGAAATTCCATACTCCTGAAGATCATTCATAGCAACAAATGCATGAAGAGCGGGGCTGACGTCCTGATTGCAAGTCTGGCTTTAGGAGACCTCCTCCACATTGTGGTAGACGTCCCAGTCAACACCTACAGG CTCACAGCGAAAGATTGGCCCTTTGGTTCTGTGCTGTGCAAGCTCGTACCCTTCATGCAGAAAACTTCAGTTGGTGTTATCGTGTTGAGTCTGTGTTCTCTGAGTGTTGACAG GTACCTCGCCATCGTATCTCGGCAACGGCTCAAAGGAACCCGAATGTGCGTTTGGACGTCTCTCATATGGCTCGTCTCCATTACGCTGGCCATACCTGAACTTGTTGGCTTCAGCGTGATAAATGCCGACTACAAAGAGCGACATCTGAGGATTTGTCTGCTCCATCCGGTGCAGACCACAGCATTTATGCAG TCGTATAAAGTTGTTAAGCACTGGTGGCTCTTCAGCTTCTACTTCTGCATGCCCCTGGCTTGGACTGTCATCTTCTATGTGCTAACCGCCTGGACTGTGCTGaagaacaaagacaaaaca AAGCAAGGAGAATCAAAGAGTCTATTCTACTTGGTGCTTGTGTTTGCTGTCTGTTGGTGTCCACTCTACCTCAGCAAAATCTTGATGGCAACCGTATACGATGTAAACGATCCAAACAGGTGCCGGCTCCTAAA TGTCTTTCTTGTGCTGGATTACGTTGGCATCAATCTGGCGTCCCTCAACTCATGCATCAACCCCGTGGCCTTGTACTTTGGAAGCGAAAGATTTAAAAGCTGTTTCAAG GTGTGCCTTTGCAGTCGGCGTCCACCTCTGGACAAAGTTCCTTGTGATGACCGGCGCAATAAACTGTCAGATCAAACCTGTAAGCAGAGAGGCTGCTTGCCTGGCTGA
- the LOC125973639 gene encoding endothelin receptor type B-like isoform X2, which produces MWAVALLLCLGNVLISSEADDQDSQPVAGAQLSGMDKYRANISARPLPMCARSAEIPDSFKYLLTAVAVVFFVLGLVGNSILLKIIHSNKCMKSGADVLIASLALGDLLHIVVDVPVNTYRLTAKDWPFGSVLCKLVPFMQKTSVGVIVLSLCSLSVDRYLAIVSRQRLKGTRMCVWTSLIWLVSITLAIPELVGFSVINADYKERHLRICLLHPVQTTAFMQSYKVVKHWWLFSFYFCMPLAWTVIFYVLTAWTVLKNKDKTQGESKSLFYLVLVFAVCWCPLYLSKILMATVYDVNDPNRCRLLNVFLVLDYVGINLASLNSCINPVALYFGSERFKSCFKVCLCSRRPPLDKVPCDDRRNKLSDQTCKQRGCLPG; this is translated from the exons ATGTGGGCCGTCGCTCTGCTTCTTTGTCTTGGAAATGTTCTCATTAGCAGCGAGGCCGACGATCAGGATTCCCAGCCAGTCGCCGGTGCACAACTCTCTGGGATGGACAAGTACAGAGCCAACATCTCTGCGAGGCCCCTGCCTATGTGCGCCCGCTCGGCCGAAATCCCGGATAGCTTCAAGTATCTCTTGACAGCGGTTGCTGTAGTGTTTTTTGTGCTGGGACTTGTGGGAAATTCCATACTCCTGAAGATCATTCATAGCAACAAATGCATGAAGAGCGGGGCTGACGTCCTGATTGCAAGTCTGGCTTTAGGAGACCTCCTCCACATTGTGGTAGACGTCCCAGTCAACACCTACAGG CTCACAGCGAAAGATTGGCCCTTTGGTTCTGTGCTGTGCAAGCTCGTACCCTTCATGCAGAAAACTTCAGTTGGTGTTATCGTGTTGAGTCTGTGTTCTCTGAGTGTTGACAG GTACCTCGCCATCGTATCTCGGCAACGGCTCAAAGGAACCCGAATGTGCGTTTGGACGTCTCTCATATGGCTCGTCTCCATTACGCTGGCCATACCTGAACTTGTTGGCTTCAGCGTGATAAATGCCGACTACAAAGAGCGACATCTGAGGATTTGTCTGCTCCATCCGGTGCAGACCACAGCATTTATGCAG TCGTATAAAGTTGTTAAGCACTGGTGGCTCTTCAGCTTCTACTTCTGCATGCCCCTGGCTTGGACTGTCATCTTCTATGTGCTAACCGCCTGGACTGTGCTGaagaacaaagacaaaaca CAAGGAGAATCAAAGAGTCTATTCTACTTGGTGCTTGTGTTTGCTGTCTGTTGGTGTCCACTCTACCTCAGCAAAATCTTGATGGCAACCGTATACGATGTAAACGATCCAAACAGGTGCCGGCTCCTAAA TGTCTTTCTTGTGCTGGATTACGTTGGCATCAATCTGGCGTCCCTCAACTCATGCATCAACCCCGTGGCCTTGTACTTTGGAAGCGAAAGATTTAAAAGCTGTTTCAAG GTGTGCCTTTGCAGTCGGCGTCCACCTCTGGACAAAGTTCCTTGTGATGACCGGCGCAATAAACTGTCAGATCAAACCTGTAAGCAGAGAGGCTGCTTGCCTGGCTGA
- the cnmd gene encoding leukocyte cell-derived chemotaxin 1, which produces MEGHPKTQPSCAFEPFVHRVKTPSGTAGLLRYGAVALSVGAVLMLCASMAALLLRKENERNVYSAHYSMNINGEVREGSVEIDSDDNVEMFKTGSGDEEAVEIRDFQSGITAIRFFGGDKCYIKSQIKGNLPRLGAHNKGSLMSDPTDEDMPVRFDEEFLIWVSSEQPLKDIAFLSPKILALCGELPIYWLQPLIPKDGVRGKRRRRDSQRAKRQSRVEVLEVTAKEDSSRLGKDGGEEELQSDVGSGFNPENPYHRGGGTGTVAGADEGGAMTFDSMLDHQGICCAECQRSYTHCQRICEPLRGHWPWPYNYRGCQVACRVIMPCRWWVARILGLV; this is translated from the exons ATGGAAGGACACCCAAAAACTCAACCAAGTTGTGCTTTTGAGCCTTTCGTGCATCGG GTCAAAACTCCCTCGGGGACCGCTGGGCTGCTGAGATATGGCGCTGTGGCTCTTTCCGTTGGTGCCGTGTTGATGCTCTGCGCCTCCATGGCCGCTCTCCTTCTGAGGAAGGAAAACGAAAGGAAT GTGTACAGCGCTCATTACAGCATGAACATCAACGGGGAGGTGAGGGAGGGCTCCGTGGAAATCGATTCCGACGACAACGTGGAAATGTTCAAAACGGGCAGCGGAGACGAGGAAGCCGTGGAGATCCGGGACTTTCAAAGC GGAATAACTGCAATCCGATTCTTCGGGGGAGACAAGTGTTATATAAAATCCCAAATCAAAGGCAACCTACCTCGCCTGGGAGCTCACAACAAAGGCTCACTGATGTCTGACCCG ACTGATGAAGACATGCCTGTGAGGTTTGATGAAGAGTTCCTCATCTGGGTTTCTTCCGAGCAGCCGCTCAAGGACATCGCTTTCTTGAGCCCCAAGATTCTGGCTCTGTGTGGAGAGCTACCTATTTACTGGCTCCAACCACTTATCCCCAAAG ATGGGGTAAGGGggaagagaaggaggagggaCTCACAACGGGCCAAGCGGCAGTCCCGTGTGGAGGTGTTGGAGGTGACGGCAAAGGAGGACTCCTCCAGGTTGGGAAAAGATGGAGGGGAGGAGGAGCTTCAGTCAGATGTGGGATCGGGATTCAACCCAGAGAATCCCTATCAT CGCGGCGGAGGCACAGGGACCGTCGCTGGCGCCGACGAGGGAGGCGCCATGACCTTTGACTCCATGCTGGACCACCAGGGGATCTGCTGCGCCGAATGCCAGCGCAGTTACACGCACTGTCAGAGAATATGCGAGCCTCTGCGCGGCCACTGGCCCTGGCCGTACAACTACAGAGGATGCCAGGTAGCTTGCAGAGTCATTATGCCGTGTCGCTGGTGGGTGGCACGCATCTTGGGCCTCGTGTAA